The genomic region AGCAGGCATCTGTCTCGAGGGAGAGACAGAATGTTGggacaaataaaaagaaacgtACAAAATGGTCTCAAAAACTTTGTCACACATTGGCCCAGACCTATGTTATGTCAACAAGCTATCCCCAGAAGATTACATTAACAGTTAAATTcattaaacatgacaaaattccatgacttttctaAAACTTTCAAGGATTTTACTACCTTCATGACTTTCCAAGGTTTACCATAACCATGGGAACCCTGAATACAGCAACTCAAAGTGTTTGCAGACACAGAGCACTGATCCCACACTAGTGCTCTTCTCCCCAAACTTAAAATCAGTGTACCTCACAGCATTAACTCATTGGTTTCATCTTTATAAAAAGCTACACAAGGAGGGGAATTGCTGTGGAAGCTACCTGAGAGAAATTCAGAAACCacaaattaagaaaatacaTGTTTATTGAAAGCAGTTCTGTTCATCGGTATCCTACAGTGATGTTGCgatacagaaaaataaagctgCATTACAAACTGATTTTCTCTGGAAATTCTGACTCACTGGTTGCGACAATACTGTACTGTTTAATTCATATAATTCTCATATCAAAGCATGTAGAGATGTAGCTGCAAAATTatccaaacacaaaacaattcCCTCTTATAATGTCATAATGAGATAATCATAAAAATTCCACAtctgaaatattaaaacagaaatataagAGAAAAGGTATTATGTTTACAGGGCTGAGCAATATGAAGCAATATGGGAAGAAATTACAGTGTTCTGGTAGAGTAAAATGTACATGGAAGTCGAACAGGAACAGTCATCTTCTGCTGTCACATTTCAGAAATAATTCTGGAAAATCTGTGCAtttgctttgtatttttaattcagacaaaactgtgTGACAATATAAAAAAGTTCCACACAATTACCATGATGGACATTATGTtattaatattgatatattgctcAGCCCTTGCTTATGAGACTGTCAACAGTTGCACACTGCCACATATGATACTGTGAAGTTAAAGACTGTGAATACTATAAATACTAACAACACCTGAGAAATGACATTAGAGATCAGTAGCGGTCATATTGAGGTCTCTGATGATGAGAGTTGTATCCCTGGTTGGAGCTTGGTGAGCCTGATTGATACCCACTTCCATGGCCCCATTGCCCTTGCcggtctctgtctctgtctctgctcctgtctctttctctgtccctgtccctaTCTCTGTCATGCCAGTGCTGCTGCCCACGATGTTCTCCTCTCCAACCTCGGTCTCCTCCCCAACCCCGATCTCCTCCCCAGCCTCGCCCTCCTCCCCAGCCACGACCTCGCCGATCTTGGTACCTAAATGGAGACACAGGGGAATTAACAATCAATCTTTAACAACAggtacacacaaaaaacacagttaCGCCATAACCATGAAAGAGTAAATCTAGTTGTTCACTTGTGTATCCAGATTAAACAAACCAGATTTTTCCTTTACATGAAAGTTAAGAAATCAGATTTGTGGATAATAACCTGGTTATTACTTTGTTACAAATTTGAGCAGTTAGGTAATTTAAGAATAAGCGTCAAAGTAGTTTTTTACTGTTCAGGCTTGCCTTTCAATCCTactgtttatatgtttttactTCTGGCTAATATTCGTGTCTATGagtgttgctgttgtgttttatcATAAAGCACTTGATAATGTCTGCAATAGAAAGGTGCAACAGTAATGCAACTTTACTTTGTAACCTAAACAAGTTGAAGTAAGTAAGCCTCACCTAAAATGGAAAGAGAGACTATTAAGATGATTTTAGCCCCACAATATACCATAATTGCATTTCCAAGGTTTTAACTGAGATGATTTCTAATCACATTTTCAAAACTGTACAGCCAGTTGCTGGAGTATTTTTTGAAAAGGAAAGAGCTATGTCTAAAAACTGACTGTGACCTTGAATGTATAAAGAGAGAAATTGTTCTTGTggttacatttaaaatactgGGGGAGTactactcagcctgtgaaaactgGTTCTGTTGGAACTTTTGTAAAACTCTGAATTGATACATCTATGAAAGCAAAAGCAGTGAGAAAACTATACAGGTTGTAAACAAAACCGCTGGTTACTCAGATTTACTTggaatagaaaaaaatacaaattgtgAAATTGCAATCTTAACTGGCTGATGTAAAAACACCCTTTTCAACCAAAAAGTCTCAAAAAGTGTGAAACCAGAGTCAGCATGTCTCCACTCTCACAGGTCTGCAAACTCCATGATGCAATACTAAATCACTGGAGTACCACTTTAACTTAAAACcagtcgcctcacagcaagagggttcctgtttTGAACCCTTGGGTGGAGgtagcccctctgtgtggagtttgcatgttctccctgtgtcagtgtgggtatTCTGCGTGTACTCCGGCTTaatcccacagtccaaagacatgcaggttaattggtgactctaaatggTCGGTAGTTggaatgtgtgtgtctccatatgtgtcagccctgtggtagtctggtgacctgtccagggtgtaccccacctctctcccactgtcagctgggataggctccaggccccctgcgacccccaacaggataagcggtcacagaaaatgaatggaaTTGATTAATAACATGATTTTTGTCTACTTAttgtattaatttattattgtatattactGAATTGTTTGACTTTATGATCTATGaatacattgctgcttgtttttttaaactgtgtcttgaaaggtgtccttgagtgctctAAAATACGCCCATGAGTAAAATGcactattattatttatcatcaAATCATAACACTATATTGCCAAGTTCTTGCACACATTTAAATCGCATTTAAATGTACAatataaataaagctttacCTGCCTACTTTGTTATCAGACAGTCAGTCCTTTTCACCATTGCCATAACAGAAGCATGTAAATTACAGATTATGAATGCCCACTTTGAGAGCTGTGGTTACATTACCTGTCCCTGCCTCTGTGGTGTCCACCTCCACGACTCCTCCAGTCCTCGACGATGGGTGGGGGGTCAGTTGGCCGTTTCAGATACTCCTGGTAGTCTTTGTCCTCAGATGTAAATCTGTGGGCAAACATCTCCTCGTAGGTCTGCGGTTTTTCTGTGGTCTCGGCCATGCTGCAATGACAGATGATGAGAAGCTGTAGAAACACTAATATATCACAACAAagctaataataatgattagcACAAAGACTAGTGTTTATTCTGTTTACTGGCAGATACACCTGTGTTCATGCGTCTTGCTTTTGCTGTGCTGCCAAATCCCCCATGCGGAACAATAAAAACTTGACTTATATTAGCTAACTAagattagctaacgttagctaaataTACATACAGCACAACAATCACAATGATTGCATGTTTAACGCTAGCTTCGAAAACATACCTTTATTATTGTTAGCTGTCGAAATACACTAACATGCCTTGAAACGACTTCTTTTAAAGCAATGGAAAGAAATCCCAGGACCGGTACGTCGCTGAAACGCGTCCCCCCCGGAACAAAGGAACATATTTTAATGGTTCCGGGAGCGCGCGCACCTGCCACTGATTGATGGCTGTCACCTGCCAGTTAGAAACAACAGGCTCAACGGTTGATAGCAAATCCGCTTAAAGTCTGTTATTTGACACCAACAGTTGACTTTAAACCCATGTTATTAAGAAGTGTGTTAGCTAAAGATGCTAATAAGTGGCGCCGCTCATTTTAATTGGTGTAAATTAGCTTAATTTGGGAGAAATTGCTGGAAACAGTCGAAGTCACAAAAAACATGTAAGTGCACCTGTATTTTGAAACCCAATCATCGTTGTTGGTCGGTTTTCAACAGCATGTTTTATCAGTGTTCCGGGTGTAATAATGTCGTGGTTTAGGACTACAATTTGGGTtaaaaccacagacacacacacagacacacacaaaccgcAGATACCACAGGTTTAAGAAGTGTGGGTGGCTCTGACAGCAGCGCGAGCAGGTGGAAGCCGCTCCGTGTCGCTGCTGCTGCCCCTTCATATGAAACACAATCCAGTTGGGGAGGACGAAACTCTGCGCAGCCAGCAAGCAGGGGAAACGCAAACATTAACTTAATTCATCAGCGCCGATTGTTTGAGGACAGCGAGGAAGAAGCCGCGCCGAAGTGGGATTAATTGTGTCGCGTATCCTGAGGGGAGAAACAAACAGGCAAAGAGAGAAAACTTCCTGAAATGACCAGGCTTCTGTGAGACACAGAGCTTGACAACCCGGTGAATCGAGTTTCCGAAGAAGTGCTCTCATATTTCAGTTGTCTCTCAGCGGCAAGAGGACTTGCTCGAGGCTGGCGGACTCTTTGGACCGCTAATCATTTGTGTACTTTGCCTGCgctttaaaacataattttcctCTGTCAACCCGCAGCCAATAGAGCCAGTATCTAAAAAGGAGTTGTTCCTCAAGTCCGCGGCAATGGGGTGAGTAATCCAGAAAGCGCTGCTGCCCTTCAGAGCGCCTCTCATGACACCTGCACTGGCTGTAATGTtatgttatatgtgtgtgtgtgcggcgaATATACGACAAAATACCTCCACAACTGTCCACTTAACCTCTCAAGCCTCTGAGTAAATGTGATTATCATTGCCTTAATGCTTGTCTGTGGGTATGGAAGCAGAGGAAGACCCCAGTTTACTCTTTTATAGCCTGGATTATGTGGCAATGTGGGTAATTTAAGAGGTGACTTCAGCTTGTCTTCACTGTCTGTGAGATAATCATGTGTGAAAAAGCTTCATACCATATTTCTAATATGGATTTATATGTGATTTCATAGCAGAATATCATGTGGATCAGATTCCCCCACCTCCTGCTTATCTGTCTGTGGGAATATGGCTTTGAGAGGGTTACGATATGGAGGTGGCAAAGTCAACACTGCCCACTAATAAGGAGAGATGGTACTtcttgaagtgtgtgtgtgtgtgttgtccacAGGGCTGGAGGCACTGGTGCACTCTCATAGGTGTTTACAGGGTACAGTACATTATTTTGCCTTCACAGTCTACTGTGGTGTGAGTGTTGGCTCTGTGGCTCAATTCCATAGTTATGCAATCATCAGTTTGTCTCACATCTACATATATTACTGAGTTTTCTCTCTGGAGCACCTACTCCTCTTTGTGTGGCTTTTATTTGACTTAGAAATTGCATTAATGACAGCTCAGTGTAATTTATTTCACAATCTGGCCCTGAAAAAATTGATGTAAACTTTATAAAAAAGGTCCATTTGTGACATTAAGGAAACTCAGTTTATGTAGAAAATATTAGGCAAGGTGTGAATCAGAGGCAGCGTTAGTTTTTAGTCATGTAAAGTGCCACCCAATGCCACAGTGATTGTGTCTCCTGAgcagacatgtttgtgtgtgtgtgtgtgtgtgtttgtgtatgtaagAAACCAGTTCATCAGTCTCGACTCCTTCTTAAGAGTTTGGCATACTCACCCAGCAGGTTTGAAACTGGCAGGACTCAGTAGTGTTGTGTCATGAAACTGGCCCAGtggaccagcagcagcagcaaggaaGCCAGTCCAAGACAGGAGGTCACACCTACTGACAGAGACATGGAAACAAGTTTCCTTTGTCCGGTCCCTGGTTTCAGTCAGTGCCAACCAGCAGTATCACTTGACAGCTGAGTACTTTTTAGTGAAGGCGAAAACAAATGGCTCCCAGGAAATTTAATCTGACCAGCCGTTCTCTCAGAGTTACAAACTGGTGGGGTTTGTGTAGGggtgcaactaacgattatttttattatgttctaattattttcttcaattaattgtttagtctattaaatgtcaaaacaatgaaaaatgtccatcttaAGTTATAAGAACTGAGGGTGacatcttgttttgtctgaccagcagCCAGAAACCCCaaagtatttatttatcataGTGGACCAAGAAAACCatcaaatatttacatttatgaaGCTGAAACCAGctgatttttgacatttttgtttaagAAATGACAACAAATTACATgaaattggcagaaattgaatataggtatattttttgtcagtgtgtaatcacctgaaaaaaggagttgtgttttccttaccttagaatgagcccaTTATATCTTCATAGGAAGCATGCCCTCGTCCACGGAGTCTGCCATGTGGcactgtcatgtttctacagtagcccagatggacaaagcaaacactggctatagatagggccatttgtattttggcatttttgtgtcagccGCTGTAGTTAGAAGCCCTTCTGCCACAAGCAGCgtcataaaaacactgatttgtaacgttaaactgttttattctcattggtctcatttataaaacagtgcatagGATTCGTTATAAGATGTACATACagacaaaagctgaaaaaaaaagacccctggcccgtttgttttggagaggagtcGACCTCTGCTGATACTTTAGCTCCCGATTAAACCACCTGAGCAATGAtcactgaaggaattcttaccgggggaagtttcagctggttgcaatctgcaatcctcactgctataTTTCACAAAATCTTCCTATATCGTCCATGCTGAACCTTAAAACAGCTAATAAATTGTTGCAGATTTGTGTTCTGTCAAGtgactaatcagttaatcagcTAATTACTtctagggctgcagctaaaAATGATTTAGAATAGCTATTAATCTGTGGCTGATCATTTTGTCTGTCTTGTGAGTCTTTTAAATTTTAGAAAAGAGTTTAAAATATGGCGATCCCAGTGTCCTGAAGCCCAAGGTGAAGTAATTAAATTGCCTGTTTTCCCTAGCAGCAGCCCAAAGTCTGAAAGTATGGCGTTTCTTATCGAATAAGACATAGAAAAACAGGAAATTCCCCAAATTGAGAAGCGGAAACTTGGAAATTCTTTGTCTTGAAAAATTACCTGAAATagtttgattatttttctgaGGTGAACAATAGGTTTAAGCTCACATGCGTGCTTAATTGTGGAGTTCTAATTACACTTGGTAATCATTCAGTGTGTCCTGCTCTCAGTGACAAGTCAATATAGATAAAAGTGAGTTTGTGTGCGTTTGGCGGTGGGAACTATAGATCGTTTGTTGTGTTATTTGCAGGATTTAGGTGTCCTTTTGTTCCTGCTCTTTGCTCCTTAATGGAGTTAAAGATTAACTATAAGTCGCACAACATATTAACACCCTCCGttatctctctttctttgtgccTTTCCTACTCTGATCATGTGATCCATTAGAACCCTCCTGACCTTGACACATTTGTTATTGATCATGTCATTTCCACATGACTTGTAAAGCTAAATATTGTATCAGTCCAAATTATCATATTTTATGTGTGCAGCATGCCCAGtaatttaaatgttatcaaGACTGCTTGATTTAAAGAGGCCGAGGA from Epinephelus moara isolate mb chromosome 1, YSFRI_EMoa_1.0, whole genome shotgun sequence harbors:
- the LOC126390597 gene encoding RNA guanine-N7 methyltransferase activating subunit-like, whose protein sequence is MAETTEKPQTYEEMFAHRFTSEDKDYQEYLKRPTDPPPIVEDWRSRGGGHHRGRDRYQDRRGRGWGGGRGWGGDRGWGGDRGWRGEHRGQQHWHDRDRDRDRERDRSRDRDRDRQGQWGHGSGYQSGSPSSNQGYNSHHQRPQYDRY